The genomic stretch GAAAAAAACTAAGAAGAAATCTGCTAAGGATAAGTATGTTGATCCAAATGTAATAATAGATGAATATTTAGAAGAAGTTGTTAATGCTTTAGGTTTGGCTTATTTAAATCTTGATAAAGATGAATATAAGGAGCTTATAAAAGAACCATTTGCTGCAGCTGTGGGAGAAGTTAAGACTAAACCTAAAGCTAGAACAATTATAAATAGATTACAGGCAAATAAAGAGTCTTTGATGGAATTTTTGGCCTTGAAATTACTTAGAATAAGAGATCTTGATAAAATGACGAATGAGCAGTTAGAGTTCGTTGTTTACAATATAAAGAACACTGTAAAGGATCTTGGTCCGCAACTATATGAAGAATTATCTAAAAGAAATAGACAAGATCTCATAGATTTTCTACGTTCAACTTGGAATTTATATGGTATAAACTCACCCGTTGAGTGTCCTAGATGTAAGTTTAATGCTATCATGCCTGACTTATCATGTTATATTTGTAAGTATGTTATTTCAATGAAACAATTAAAGGAGGAGATTCATGTGATCGATTTATTAATAGATTATAGCAAAAGTGACCCTGAAGGGTTTAAAGAAATTATTACTTCGGGATATTTTTATTATAGTTGGAATGGTGTTTCACCCCCCGGTAAAATGCCCAAGAACGAGTTGCTAGTTTTTGAAATTGTTCTTAATAGAGAGGAGAAAGAGAAGTTAAAAGCTTATTACAACGCTGGCAATATTCCCCAGAGTCAATAAACGCATTACATCTCTTACAAGATTTCTTTTTAAACAACTGTATAGAAGTATGAAAAGTATGGAATAACTCAAAGTTTTCTTTTAAATATGAGAGATTCCAATCATAAATCCTATCAAACAATATATCCTTCCATTTAAGTTTTAACTCTGCGAATCCTTTCAGCTCTAGGATCGAAGTTGAGTATAATGGAACAAAGAATATGTTATTATTAAATATTACAAGAGATCTTGCAAATGATAAATAATTAGAATCATTAGAAGAAATCGTATAAATTAAGTATGCTAAGAGAAAATCTGAAGTGAATGGTAGTATTTTTATCTTATGTGAAAGTTTCTCTCCTTCTATAATCATTTTCCATATAGCATCGTTAATGTAATTACTATCTGCATTTATAATAACTTCTTCTATTTGTAATTTACATTTATAACATGCTTTGCTTATTATAAAACTTAATATCGAAGATAAAGGCCTAAATTGCTCGTCTAAAATAATTGCTACTTTATCATTAAATGAAAATTGTTTTGAGTCATAAATTTCTCTTTTTACTCTTTTTATAATTTCATCTCTCGCACAATGTTCACAGAGTTTTCTTCCGCCAATTACTGTTATTGCTTGTCTTTTGTTGCATCGTTGACAAATTTCCATTTGTATTTCTTAAATTATTATTTTCCTCCTCTTAAATTGATCACATGAAAATATAACAGAAAAATTTTTATATAAGCGATACTAATGCAAAACCAGATACGGTGTTTGAATATGGCAAACGCCCCAGTCTTATTACTAAAAGAAGGCACTCAAAGATCTTCAGGAAGGGATGCTTTAAAGAATAACATTTTAGCAGCAGTTACGTTAGCTGAAATGTTAAAAAGTAGTTTAGGACCAAGAGGATTAGACAAAATGCTCATTGATAGTTTCGGTGACGTAACCATAACTAATGATGGCGCTACAATAGTAAAGGATATGGAGATACAGCATCCAGCAGCAAAGCTATTAGTAGAAGCAGCTAAAGCTCAAGATGCTGAAGTAGGTGATGGTACTACTTCAGCAGTTGTTCTTGCTGGGCTATTATTAGATAAGGCAGATGATTTATTAGATCAAAACATTCACCCTACAATAATTATTGAAGGATATAAGAAAGCTCTAAATAAGTCCTTAGAAATTATTGATCAGTTAGCTACTAAAATTGATGTATCTAACTTAAATTCGCCTGCTACGAGGGATCAGTTAAAGAAGATAGTATATACAACAATGTCTAGTAAATTCATAGCTGGCGGCGAAGAGATGGATAAAATTATGAATATGGTAATTGATGCTGTCTCAATAGTTGCTGAACCTTTACCAGAAGGAGGATATAATGTACCATTGGATCTAATAAAGATTGACAAGAAGAAAGGAGGAAGTATTGAAGATAGCATGTTAGTTCATGGTTTAGTTTTAGATAAAGAAGTAGTCCATCCTGGAATGCCAAGAAGAGTTGAAAAAGCAAAAATTGCTGTATTAGATGCTGCATTAGAAGTAGAAAAACCAGAAATTTCAGCTAAAATCAGTATAACTAGCCCAGAACAGATTAAAGCTTTCCTTGATGAGGAAGCAAAGTATCTAAAAGATATGGTTGATAAGTTAGCATCAATAGGTGCTAATGTTGTAATATGCCAGAAGGGTATTGATGATATAGCACAGCATTTCTTAGCCAAGAAAGGGATATTGGCTGTAAGAAGAGTTAAGAGGAGCGATATAGAAAAATTAGAGAAGGCATTAGGTGCAAGAATAATAAGTAGCATTAAAGATGCTACTCCCGAAGACTTAGGATATGCTGAATTAGTTGAGGAAAGGAGAGTTGGGAACGATAAAATGGTATTCATTGAAGGAGCAAAGAATCCAAAGGCTGTAAACATATTACTGAGAGGTTCAAATGATATGGCATTAGATGAGGCTGAGAGGAGTATAAATGATGCATTGCATTCATTAAGGAATGTATTAATGAAGCCGATGATTGTTGCTGGTGGTGGTGCTGTAGAGACTGAATTAGCATTAAGATTAAGAGAATACGCAAGATCTGTTGGTGGCAAAGAACAATTAGCAATTGAGAAGTTTGCAGAGGCATTAGAAGAAATACCAATGATATTAGCTGAAACTGCTGGTATGGAGCCAATTCAAACATTAATGGATCTAAGAGCAAAACATGCTAAAGGGTTAATTAATTCTGGAGTTGATGTTATGAATGGAAAAATCGCAGATGATATGTTAGCTCTTAATGTGTTAGAGCCAGTAAGAGTTAAAGCTCAAGTATTAAAGAGTGCTGTAGAAGCGGCTACAGCAATATTAAAGATTGATGATCTAATAGCGGCTGCCCCACTAAAGAGTGAGAAGAAAGGAGAGAAGAAAGAAGGAGGAGAAGAAGAGAAATCAACTCCTTCTTCATTAGAGTAAACTAATTTTTTATTTATACATCATTAGTTGATTTGTTTCTTCTGAATTATATCCTTCAAGCTCATCAAGAATTTTTTTAACTGCATCTTTGATTTTTTGACTTGAATAATTATCATAAACTATATTAAGTAATTTTTTAGTTAGATCTATTCCAATTATAAAAATTAAATTTGTAAAATCTGGACTTAATAAAAAATCTGCTAATTTTTCGGGGTCTCCTCCATAGGATGAAAAACCATACTTTGATTCTGCCTTTGCTAATAATTTTTGAGCCTCATCTAAGCGTTTCATGTCTAAACTGACGGGCGTTAATACTTTACTCACAATATGTCTTAGAAAGTCAGGTTCGCCCAATTAATTCGCCTAAGATATAATTAATATAGTAGGCATATAAAAGCTGTAATTTTAAGTTTCACATTTCATCAACACTTATAAGTATTAAAAATTCTAAATATGATTAGGTATTGAGGGTTTAGTAATGGCTTCGGCAAAGAAGAAGAAAAGAATAAGTGAAAAAGAAGAGGAGACTTCTAATAAGATTGAGAGTAAACTCCGTGTGTTATATTCTGATAAAGAAGTAGTTGTTATGACTGCCCCTAACGAAGAAGAGTTAAAGCAAATATTATTAGATTTACTAAGTGAGAAGCCCATGAATCTAAAGGAACTTCATTCTTATCTCTCAGGAATAGCTAGTGAGGATAAGATAAGGAAAGCATTATCTGATTTAGCAGAAAAAAATATGGTGACAATGCTAGAAGATGGAAGATATGCAAAGTTAGGCTAAGTTTTTAAACGGGCAATTTCTCCATTGTGTTGAACACAAACTAGCTTGTGATTCAGTTAATATTCTTCTTATTATTTTGCAATATGCAACTAATCCTTTTTCAGTTTTTATTATTTGAAAATAACTACATTCACTATCTATTACTTTCTCTAAAATATTTATTTTAGGATAGAAATTTACTTCCTCTTCGGCATTTTCATCAGATGTAAATATTTCTAACCCTTCTCTTTTTTCTTTAGCTATAAAGAATCTACAACTTTTGTAATCTCTTAAACATCTATTAGGACTTGTTACCGTATCAGAAGGATTTTCTAACATTGGAGAAGTACAGAAGCCTCCTTTATAAAAGGGACATATGCTATGTTTCTGCAATTTCTCTCACTATTATGTGAACACCTAATAAATCGTCATCTCCCGTTTCTGTCGGTAACGTAATTTTATTTATAATAATTTCATCAACTCCATTTATCTTCTCTATAATTTCGGATACTCTATTTTCATCTACCTTTCTCTCTCCTCTTAAATCTTCTACTATTAATACCTCAGCTCTTTTCATAGTTTATGACTTAAGAGAGGAAAAAGATATAAAGATAGTGGCTTATGCTCTGTTGTGAATCCTATAAAAGAAGTGAAGCTTGAATTTGCTAAAATTTTATCACAAAGGCTAAACATTGATCAAAATAAGATATATGAGAATTTTGAGTATCCTCCAAAAGAGCAAATGGGAGACGTTTCACTACCATTACCAACAGTTACTAAGAATAAAGAATTGCTTAATATCTCTGATTTTCCCTCTAGTGGAAAACTTATAAGAGAGATTAAAAAATCTGGCATATACATTAATGGTGTCATAAACGAATCTGAGCTCTTTAAACTTATTTTTACTAATTTTACCGAGGATTATGGCATTGAAAAAATACAAAAACCCCAAAGGATAGTGGTAGAGCATACCAGTGCCAATCCTATTCATCCCTTACATGTGGGTCATTTGAGAAATGCAATATTAGGTGATGCAATAGCTAGAATGCTAAAAGCTAGAGGGCATGAAGTTAATATAAGGTTTTATGTTAATGATGCTGGGCGACAAGTTGCAATCCTTGCTTTAGGCTATCTTTTATTAGGGGAACCGAATCCTCCTAGAGATGAGAAAATAGATCAATGGATAGGTGCTATTTATGCTATAACTAATATTTTAATTGAGATAAATCAATTAAAGAAAGAACTTTCTAGTTCTAATGAAGAAGAGTATAGACAAAAAATATCTAAGTTAGACGAATTAGTTTCGCTAGCAGGTAAGCATAGAGAAAAATATCCAGAAATATTTGATAAACTTGCTGATGAGATAAGTAAGATAGAAAACATAGAAGAAAAAATACAAAACATAATAAAAAATTATGAGAGGCATAGTGATGAGAAAATTGTGAATGTAATTAGAAAACTAGTAAATTGGACATTAGAAGGTTTTAAAGGTAGTTTAAAGATATTAGATATTCATTTTGATAATTTTGATTATGAAAGTGATCTATTATGGAGTAAGAGAGTAGATGAGATTGTAAAATTAGCTCTTTCCTCAAAAAATATAAAGGAGCATAAAGGTACTATAGCCCTCTCACTTGATTTAGATCCAGAGACGAGGAAAAGGCTTAATATTCCGTTAGGGTTAGAGCTCCCTCCCCTTGTTTTAGTTAGGTCTGATGGAACAACT from Sulfolobus sp. S-194 encodes the following:
- the thsA gene encoding thermosome subunit alpha, whose amino-acid sequence is MANAPVLLLKEGTQRSSGRDALKNNILAAVTLAEMLKSSLGPRGLDKMLIDSFGDVTITNDGATIVKDMEIQHPAAKLLVEAAKAQDAEVGDGTTSAVVLAGLLLDKADDLLDQNIHPTIIIEGYKKALNKSLEIIDQLATKIDVSNLNSPATRDQLKKIVYTTMSSKFIAGGEEMDKIMNMVIDAVSIVAEPLPEGGYNVPLDLIKIDKKKGGSIEDSMLVHGLVLDKEVVHPGMPRRVEKAKIAVLDAALEVEKPEISAKISITSPEQIKAFLDEEAKYLKDMVDKLASIGANVVICQKGIDDIAQHFLAKKGILAVRRVKRSDIEKLEKALGARIISSIKDATPEDLGYAELVEERRVGNDKMVFIEGAKNPKAVNILLRGSNDMALDEAERSINDALHSLRNVLMKPMIVAGGGAVETELALRLREYARSVGGKEQLAIEKFAEALEEIPMILAETAGMEPIQTLMDLRAKHAKGLINSGVDVMNGKIADDMLALNVLEPVRVKAQVLKSAVEAATAILKIDDLIAAAPLKSEKKGEKKEGGEEEKSTPSSLE
- a CDS encoding arginine--tRNA ligase, encoding MNPIKEVKLEFAKILSQRLNIDQNKIYENFEYPPKEQMGDVSLPLPTVTKNKELLNISDFPSSGKLIREIKKSGIYINGVINESELFKLIFTNFTEDYGIEKIQKPQRIVVEHTSANPIHPLHVGHLRNAILGDAIARMLKARGHEVNIRFYVNDAGRQVAILALGYLLLGEPNPPRDEKIDQWIGAIYAITNILIEINQLKKELSSSNEEEYRQKISKLDELVSLAGKHREKYPEIFDKLADEISKIENIEEKIQNIIKNYERHSDEKIVNVIRKLVNWTLEGFKGSLKILDIHFDNFDYESDLLWSKRVDEIVKLALSSKNIKEHKGTIALSLDLDPETRKRLNIPLGLELPPLVLVRSDGTTLYTTRDIAYSLYKFEVFSANKVINVIAEQQSVPQMQLRASLYLLGFKDIAENLIHYSYGMVNLQGMRMSGRLGRYVSLDEIINEVKEVAESKIKEKRGDLNNLPDIVNSAIRYAILSVSANKPVSFNIKNIVDFDQNSGPYLQYTYARAYNILVKNEEKIDINKVDFSDIVDDKRRLLLSIAKFPEIATKAVDELRPEDLLGFMKSMADIFNRWYNFERVLQEPNEGKRMLRLFIVKGIERVLYNGLNIVGIKPLKRM